One window of the Chitinophaga niabensis genome contains the following:
- a CDS encoding PorP/SprF family type IX secretion system membrane protein produces MTKRSLYILLITIAFAATAKAQQLPHYTQYLMNPFVINPAVAGIENYWDIKASHRHQWAGLQDAPVTSYLTAHGPLGNSNDLVTPTGSDIGYNPRGRAYWTDYERPSSHPGMGLMVMNDVTGPIRRFAFSAAYAHHIGLAPKTSISVGIGAGIQNYSLDADKLNFANASDPAVGGIGLMERWKPDVSAGIWLYSADFFAGVSANNIIPQELTFDKGGIATATERGRLAPHIFITAGYRLWINDDISVLPSLMFKYISPVPLGIDINARVQYRDRLWIGANYRNGEGFAGMLGVYITPMLNVGYAYDYTTSSLNFVSKGSHEITLGLILRNRNGDYAPRNSW; encoded by the coding sequence ATGACCAAGAGAAGCTTATACATCCTGCTGATAACAATAGCGTTTGCAGCTACTGCCAAAGCGCAGCAGCTGCCGCATTACACCCAGTATCTCATGAACCCCTTTGTAATCAATCCCGCAGTGGCAGGTATTGAAAACTACTGGGATATCAAAGCCAGTCACCGGCATCAATGGGCCGGCCTGCAGGATGCACCGGTAACCAGTTATTTAACCGCTCACGGTCCGCTGGGGAATAGCAACGACCTGGTGACCCCCACCGGCAGTGATATCGGCTATAACCCAAGAGGCAGGGCATATTGGACGGACTATGAAAGACCATCTTCTCACCCCGGCATGGGCCTGATGGTTATGAATGATGTAACAGGCCCTATACGACGTTTTGCTTTTAGTGCGGCATATGCACACCATATAGGCCTGGCGCCCAAAACAAGCATTAGCGTAGGCATTGGCGCAGGCATACAGAATTACAGCCTCGATGCAGATAAACTGAACTTCGCCAATGCTTCCGATCCCGCAGTAGGCGGCATTGGTTTAATGGAAAGATGGAAGCCGGACGTATCCGCGGGTATCTGGTTATACTCTGCTGATTTTTTCGCCGGTGTTTCCGCCAATAATATCATTCCGCAGGAACTCACTTTTGATAAGGGAGGTATAGCTACCGCAACAGAACGTGGCCGCCTTGCACCACATATCTTCATAACGGCAGGTTATCGTTTATGGATCAATGATGATATCAGTGTGTTGCCTTCTTTGATGTTTAAATACATTTCACCCGTACCGCTGGGAATAGATATTAATGCCCGGGTACAATACCGGGACCGCTTATGGATAGGCGCCAATTACAGGAACGGGGAAGGATTTGCCGGTATGCTGGGTGTTTATATCACCCCTATGCTCAATGTGGGGTATGCGTACGATTATACCACCTCATCGCTGAACTTTGTCAGCAAAGGATCACATGAGATCACCCTGGGATTGATACTGAGGAATCGAAATGGAGATTATGCACCACGGAACAGCTGGTAA
- a CDS encoding HEAT repeat domain-containing protein yields MNKPIYLLLVVAVLQSCQQEGATDKRIKLMDSTQTAQIAASIDSLVKPELAEGLTLKLWGIDSLVISPIAIDIDDHGSIYYTTTLRQNNSEFDIRGHRDWEIPSISLQTVEDRRAFLRKELSPENSKNNLWLKDLNGDSSHDWRDLTLETEQVYRLDDVNGDGVADQSQLVVDDFHDEVTDVAGGVLSDGDDLYVAVAPDLWRMKDKNKDGIADEKTSISHGYGIHVGFSGHGMSGVEMGPDGRIYWQIGDIGFNGKGPDGQKWEHPNSGVIARSNPDGSDFEIFAYGIRNTHEFVFDEYGNLISEDNDGDHPGEKERLVYITNGSDQGWRSNWQYGKYRDKDNNNYKVWMEEKMYLPRFEGQAAYITPCIANFVSGPAGMVYNPGTALGPEYKNTFFIAEFVGSPTNSGIHGFKLTPKGATFELGEHKKILGGVLATGLDFGPDGALYVADWIDGWDTHNYGRIWKLDHKDAATSAIRKEVQILLAADFSARKEAELGALLENPDMRVRLKAQFELAKRKQKGAEIFQQALQQTTDQLSRVHAIWGISQLGRQDKKYATALLPVLKDNDPEIRAQAARWLGDIRYNEAGAALVPLLKDTSSRVRFFAAEALGRIKYEAAVFPIISFLEDNNDADAYLRHAGSLALAHIGKAEPVIALSTHASRALRIAAVVTLRRMSHPGIAKFLNDTDEFVVTEAARGINDDLSIKDALPALANLLNTTRFSNEALIRRIISANLRVGTDVTMQNLITYSQEATAPANMRAEAIDALSVWPKPSVLDRVDGRLRGPVVRDAAPLLLKSTDAFITLLKNKDLPVRISAAKAIHKLNIKQAAPQLLVVLKADKEAEMRVEALKALVALQDPLGEQGIRQALADKEKKVRVAGLDLLEKMNIPKAVMVTLLTDVIATKTMEEQQAAVLALGKLPLENSSKVFDDMLNKMAAGKLSPDIYLELGEAIDSTRNAQLSARYKEISSKLSPDDLMASYASSLLGGNPDKGKQIFFRNQNAQCMKCHSYDDKGGNAGPRLNGVGKRISREQILEALISPSARLSPGFGMVTLELKDGQKLTGVLQGESKTGLKVKVGLEPDRTINSDQIVKKTYSPSSMPDMKTVLSKKEIRDLVSFLAEEKGE; encoded by the coding sequence ATGAACAAACCGATATATCTCCTCCTTGTAGTAGCCGTGCTACAAAGTTGCCAGCAAGAGGGCGCTACAGATAAGCGCATCAAACTGATGGATTCCACGCAAACGGCACAGATAGCAGCCTCCATAGATTCTCTCGTAAAACCGGAACTCGCGGAAGGCCTCACGCTGAAATTATGGGGTATTGATTCCCTGGTGATCTCCCCTATTGCCATTGACATTGATGATCATGGCAGCATCTACTATACTACCACCCTCCGGCAGAATAATTCTGAGTTCGATATCCGCGGGCACAGGGACTGGGAGATACCTTCCATCAGCCTCCAGACCGTGGAAGACAGGCGGGCATTCCTGCGCAAAGAACTCTCTCCGGAAAACAGCAAAAACAACCTTTGGCTGAAAGACCTTAATGGCGACAGCTCTCACGACTGGCGGGACCTTACCCTGGAAACAGAGCAGGTATACCGCCTGGATGATGTGAATGGGGATGGTGTAGCGGATCAGTCGCAACTGGTGGTGGACGATTTCCATGATGAAGTAACAGATGTGGCCGGCGGTGTGCTGAGCGATGGAGATGATCTGTACGTGGCGGTGGCGCCTGACCTGTGGAGAATGAAGGATAAGAATAAAGATGGCATTGCAGATGAAAAAACATCTATCTCCCATGGTTATGGCATTCACGTTGGGTTCAGCGGCCATGGCATGTCCGGCGTGGAAATGGGGCCGGATGGAAGGATCTACTGGCAGATCGGTGATATTGGTTTTAACGGTAAAGGGCCTGACGGGCAGAAGTGGGAACATCCCAACAGCGGTGTGATTGCCCGTTCCAACCCTGATGGCAGTGACTTTGAAATATTTGCTTATGGCATCCGCAATACACATGAATTTGTATTTGATGAATACGGGAACCTGATCAGTGAAGATAATGATGGTGATCACCCCGGTGAAAAAGAACGCCTGGTGTATATCACGAATGGTTCTGACCAGGGCTGGCGCAGTAACTGGCAGTATGGTAAATACAGGGATAAGGATAACAACAATTACAAGGTATGGATGGAGGAAAAAATGTACCTGCCCCGCTTTGAAGGCCAGGCAGCTTACATCACGCCCTGCATTGCCAATTTTGTGAGCGGCCCTGCCGGTATGGTATACAACCCGGGTACCGCATTAGGCCCTGAGTATAAGAACACTTTCTTTATTGCTGAATTTGTGGGCAGCCCTACCAACTCCGGCATACACGGTTTCAAATTAACGCCCAAAGGCGCCACTTTTGAACTGGGTGAACATAAGAAGATATTAGGCGGCGTACTGGCCACCGGCCTTGATTTTGGTCCCGATGGTGCCCTTTACGTGGCAGACTGGATAGATGGATGGGATACCCACAACTACGGCAGGATCTGGAAGCTGGACCATAAAGATGCAGCCACTTCAGCCATCCGCAAAGAAGTACAAATATTACTGGCAGCAGATTTCTCTGCACGCAAAGAAGCAGAACTGGGTGCATTGCTGGAGAACCCGGATATGCGGGTACGCCTGAAAGCGCAGTTTGAACTGGCGAAGCGCAAACAAAAAGGTGCAGAGATATTCCAGCAGGCATTGCAACAAACAACGGATCAACTCTCCCGCGTGCATGCCATATGGGGCATCAGCCAACTTGGCCGCCAGGATAAAAAATACGCCACAGCATTATTACCGGTACTGAAAGACAATGATCCCGAGATCAGAGCACAGGCTGCCAGGTGGCTGGGAGATATCCGGTATAATGAAGCCGGCGCTGCATTGGTTCCTTTATTAAAAGATACCAGCAGCCGTGTTCGTTTCTTTGCCGCAGAAGCATTGGGCAGAATAAAATATGAAGCGGCTGTTTTCCCGATCATTTCCTTCCTTGAAGATAATAATGATGCAGACGCTTACCTCCGCCATGCAGGAAGCCTTGCACTGGCCCATATAGGAAAAGCAGAACCGGTGATCGCATTATCCACACATGCTTCCCGTGCATTGAGGATCGCAGCCGTGGTAACGCTCAGAAGAATGAGCCATCCCGGTATTGCAAAGTTCCTGAACGATACGGATGAATTTGTGGTAACGGAAGCAGCACGCGGTATCAATGATGATCTTTCCATCAAAGATGCCTTACCTGCTCTTGCCAACCTGCTGAACACTACCCGCTTCAGCAACGAAGCACTGATAAGGCGGATCATCAGTGCTAACCTGCGGGTGGGCACAGATGTAACCATGCAGAACCTGATCACTTATTCCCAGGAAGCAACTGCACCTGCCAACATGAGAGCAGAAGCTATCGATGCGCTAAGCGTATGGCCTAAACCTTCTGTGCTGGACAGAGTAGACGGGCGCCTGAGAGGCCCTGTTGTAAGAGATGCTGCTCCGCTCCTGCTTAAATCTACCGATGCTTTTATCACGCTGTTAAAGAATAAAGATCTGCCTGTAAGGATCAGCGCAGCCAAAGCGATCCACAAACTCAATATCAAACAGGCAGCTCCGCAATTATTGGTTGTATTAAAAGCAGACAAGGAAGCAGAGATGCGTGTAGAAGCACTGAAAGCATTGGTTGCCTTACAAGACCCATTGGGAGAGCAGGGCATCAGGCAGGCGCTTGCTGATAAAGAGAAAAAAGTACGCGTTGCAGGGCTTGATCTGCTGGAGAAGATGAATATCCCTAAAGCCGTAATGGTAACATTGCTGACGGATGTGATCGCGACCAAAACCATGGAAGAACAGCAGGCTGCAGTATTAGCGCTGGGCAAATTACCGCTGGAGAATTCCAGTAAAGTGTTTGACGACATGCTCAACAAAATGGCTGCCGGTAAACTAAGTCCGGATATTTACCTGGAGCTGGGTGAAGCGATTGACAGTACCCGCAATGCACAACTCAGTGCACGGTATAAAGAGATCAGCAGTAAATTATCCCCGGATGATCTGATGGCATCTTATGCCAGCAGTTTACTTGGCGGAAATCCTGACAAGGGCAAACAGATCTTCTTCCGCAATCAGAACGCACAGTGTATGAAATGCCATTCCTATGATGACAAAGGCGGTAATGCCGGGCCACGCCTGAATGGTGTAGGCAAACGCATTTCCCGTGAACAGATCCTGGAAGCATTGATCTCTCCCAGCGCCCGCCTCTCCCCTGGCTTTGGCATGGTAACACTGGAACTGAAAGACGGACAAAAGCTCACCGGCGTATTGCAGGGAGAAAGTAAAACAGGTTTAAAAGTAAAAGTGGGACTGGAACCAGACAGGACGATCAACAGTGATCAGATCGTGAAGAAAACATATTCACCATCCAGTATGCCGGATATGAAAACGGTATTATCCAAAAAAGAGATCAGGGATCTGGTGAGTTTCCTGGCTGAGGAGAAAGGAGAATAA
- a CDS encoding SusC/RagA family TonB-linked outer membrane protein yields the protein MILATHVNAVPRLPVLRIAKLTWLLLMTVFTDAFAYDIHIRGKVTDGSGQTLPGVTVLVKGTTVGVVTTADGTYQLKAPDNAKVLVFKFIGMQEQEVEINQRTVIDIVMSSSVKSLDEAVVVGYGTQKKANLTGAVSTVASKALESRPVSNTAQALQGIAPGLNISQSGALGGSMENRPSINIRGVGTIGQGSSGAPLILIDGMEGDINGISPQDIDNISVLKDAAASSIYGTRAPFGVILITTKQGKAGKTMVNFSSNFRASSPVLLPHTMDSWTFANYFNDANVNSGNGVYFQAARMQRIKDFMEGKIKTTIIPRPGQPNLWADGYYEGNDNVDWYKAIYKDHSPSQEYSLSASGGKEKLTYFLSANYLDQIGFMRFGTDKFKRYNITGKVNAQLSEWAALTYITRFSREEFTRPSYMTNTLNQQIAPQGWPMLPLYDNNGFLYDSPSPALALRDGGIGAKQYDVISQQLKLTLEPLKGWRVMADLNYSISSQFYHWDIQQTFNHDVAGNPYVYQNATNVHEEASRNNYLNVNVYTEYARSLGAHNLKVLAGTQAEVTKTRYIMAERNGLIVPGLPVLDATSGNDYNGRAVPPNVAGNNQKWATNGFFGRLNYDYKGRYLLEANLRYDGSSRFRQDMRWMYSPSVSAGWNIDREAFWEPVAKYVNALKLRGSFGELGNQNTTDWYPTYVTMPIGSSNGSWLVNGAKPNTASAPGIISSNLSWEKVRTWNIGVDAGFFRNRLTATVEYYTRYTNNMIGPAPELPVILGTDVPRTNNTNLKTRGWEVDMTWRDQLKNGLGYSVHILLSDARTTITKYPNPTGSLSTYIAGHEMGEIWGYNTIGIARTQAEMDAHLAKLANGGQNALGNNWRAGDLMFNDLNGDGKITNGSNTIGNMGDLMLIGNNTPRYMFGTDIGADWKGFDFRAFFQGVLKRDYFQNGYYFWGASASIWGSAGLKEHTDYFRDDPNHPLGQNLDAYYPRPLFSAKNQVVQTRYLQDASYVRLKNLQLGYTLPISLTRRAGIQKFRVYVSGENLFTITKMATMFDPETVDGGYGGSVYPLFKVYAVGLNVTL from the coding sequence ATGATACTTGCTACTCATGTTAATGCCGTGCCACGGCTACCGGTCTTACGTATTGCAAAACTCACATGGCTGTTACTGATGACGGTTTTTACAGACGCATTTGCTTACGATATCCATATCAGGGGAAAAGTAACCGATGGCAGCGGGCAAACCCTGCCAGGTGTAACGGTGCTGGTGAAAGGTACTACTGTTGGGGTGGTAACAACTGCAGACGGTACTTACCAGTTAAAGGCACCTGACAATGCAAAGGTGCTGGTGTTTAAATTCATCGGCATGCAGGAGCAGGAAGTGGAAATTAATCAACGCACGGTGATCGATATTGTAATGTCGTCTTCCGTTAAAAGCCTGGATGAAGCAGTGGTGGTAGGATATGGTACGCAAAAGAAAGCCAACCTCACCGGTGCAGTATCCACCGTTGCTTCCAAAGCATTGGAATCAAGGCCGGTGTCTAATACAGCACAGGCCCTGCAGGGCATCGCTCCCGGCCTGAACATCAGCCAGAGCGGAGCATTGGGTGGAAGTATGGAAAACAGGCCGAGCATCAATATCCGTGGTGTGGGTACAATAGGGCAGGGCTCCAGCGGCGCGCCGCTTATTCTGATAGATGGAATGGAAGGAGATATTAATGGCATCAGCCCGCAGGATATTGATAATATCTCTGTGCTGAAAGATGCCGCAGCCTCTTCTATTTATGGTACCAGGGCACCATTCGGTGTGATCCTGATCACCACAAAACAGGGGAAAGCCGGTAAAACCATGGTGAACTTCAGTTCCAATTTCCGTGCAAGCAGCCCTGTGTTGTTACCACATACAATGGATTCCTGGACATTTGCCAACTACTTTAATGATGCCAACGTTAACTCCGGTAACGGTGTTTATTTCCAGGCCGCAAGAATGCAGCGCATCAAAGACTTCATGGAAGGAAAAATTAAAACCACTATCATCCCAAGGCCCGGCCAGCCTAACCTCTGGGCAGATGGTTATTATGAAGGAAATGATAATGTGGATTGGTACAAAGCCATCTATAAAGACCATTCTCCCTCACAGGAATATTCCCTGAGCGCCAGCGGCGGAAAGGAGAAACTCACCTATTTCCTGTCTGCCAATTACCTGGATCAGATAGGTTTCATGCGATTCGGCACTGATAAATTCAAACGTTACAATATCACGGGAAAAGTGAACGCGCAACTATCTGAATGGGCTGCGCTTACTTACATCACACGGTTCAGCAGGGAAGAATTTACAAGGCCCAGTTATATGACCAATACGCTTAACCAGCAGATTGCGCCGCAGGGATGGCCCATGCTGCCGCTGTATGACAACAATGGTTTCCTGTACGATTCCCCTTCTCCTGCACTGGCACTCAGAGATGGCGGTATAGGTGCAAAACAATATGACGTGATCTCCCAGCAGCTGAAGCTCACGCTTGAACCGCTGAAAGGATGGAGAGTAATGGCTGATCTGAACTACAGCATCAGCAGCCAGTTCTACCACTGGGATATTCAGCAGACCTTCAATCATGATGTGGCGGGTAATCCCTATGTATACCAGAATGCTACCAATGTGCACGAAGAAGCTTCGCGTAACAATTACCTGAACGTGAATGTATACACGGAGTATGCAAGATCGCTGGGTGCTCATAACCTGAAAGTATTGGCAGGTACACAGGCTGAGGTGACCAAAACCCGGTATATCATGGCGGAACGTAACGGACTGATCGTGCCCGGTCTGCCTGTATTGGATGCTACTTCCGGTAATGATTACAATGGCAGGGCAGTACCGCCGAATGTGGCCGGTAATAATCAGAAATGGGCCACCAATGGTTTCTTCGGCCGGCTCAATTATGATTATAAAGGCCGCTATCTGCTGGAAGCAAACCTCCGTTACGATGGTTCCTCCCGTTTCAGGCAGGATATGAGATGGATGTATTCTCCATCTGTTTCTGCCGGTTGGAACATAGACAGGGAAGCGTTCTGGGAACCGGTAGCGAAATATGTAAATGCATTAAAACTCAGAGGGTCTTTTGGAGAGCTGGGTAACCAGAATACAACTGACTGGTACCCTACTTATGTTACCATGCCTATTGGAAGCTCCAATGGCTCCTGGCTGGTGAACGGTGCAAAACCCAACACCGCTTCCGCACCCGGCATCATCAGTTCTAACCTCTCATGGGAAAAGGTAAGGACCTGGAACATTGGTGTGGATGCAGGTTTCTTCCGGAACAGGCTCACAGCTACTGTTGAGTATTACACCCGTTACACCAATAACATGATAGGCCCTGCGCCGGAGTTGCCCGTTATCTTAGGTACGGATGTTCCAAGGACCAATAATACCAACCTGAAAACAAGAGGATGGGAAGTAGATATGACCTGGAGAGATCAGCTAAAGAACGGCCTGGGATACAGCGTGCATATCCTCTTGTCAGACGCGAGAACAACCATCACCAAATATCCCAATCCTACGGGCAGCCTCAGTACCTATATAGCAGGTCATGAAATGGGGGAGATCTGGGGATACAATACCATTGGTATTGCCAGAACGCAGGCTGAAATGGATGCGCATTTAGCCAAACTGGCAAACGGCGGGCAAAATGCATTGGGTAATAACTGGAGAGCAGGCGACCTGATGTTCAATGATCTGAACGGGGATGGGAAGATCACCAACGGCTCCAACACCATCGGTAATATGGGGGATCTGATGCTGATAGGTAACAACACACCCCGTTATATGTTCGGAACAGATATTGGCGCAGACTGGAAAGGTTTCGACTTCAGGGCATTTTTCCAGGGTGTATTGAAAAGGGATTACTTTCAGAACGGTTACTACTTCTGGGGCGCTTCTGCCAGCATATGGGGCTCAGCAGGTTTAAAAGAACATACTGACTATTTCCGGGACGATCCCAATCATCCGCTGGGACAGAACCTGGATGCTTATTATCCACGCCCTTTATTCAGCGCCAAAAACCAGGTAGTACAAACCAGGTACCTGCAGGATGCGTCCTACGTAAGATTGAAGAACCTCCAGCTGGGATATACCCTCCCTATATCACTTACAAGAAGGGCCGGTATTCAAAAGTTCAGGGTGTATGTTTCAGGCGAAAACTTATTTACCATCACCAAAATGGCTACCATGTTTGATCCTGAAACAGTAGACGGAGGATATGGAGGAAGTGTATATCCGCTGTTTAAAGTCTATGCCGTTGGTCTGAATGTAACCTTATAA
- a CDS encoding RagB/SusD family nutrient uptake outer membrane protein gives MKTRYILFIVAAGILSACNKNLEIAPLSKVTPDKYLLEESQLAAYAIKQYEGFPTFGYFDGDVHTDVAARRAYDVKYTPGQWKVAQSGGAWSFTSIFQCNYFLETVTPRFAEGKITGNTNNIKHYIGEMYFLRAWAYFDKLMGLGDFPIIKTTLPDDKKILTAACKRMPQTEVARFILSDLDSAILLMGNTAPSGGKNRLSKNCALLLKSRVALYEGTFLKYFKGTAFVPNGPEWPGKTKDYNASYNFQSGSIEGEISFFLTQAMEASKAVADAITLVNNTMAAGTQTSNQDFAVASEANPYCRMFSATDLSSFSEVLLWRDYDRGLGISNGIANNVQAAHNWGFTRGYVDRFLMANGLPIYAPGSGYAGDDSIQLIREKRDGRLWLFLAQPGQINILQPSSLGTHATPVVGYPDILNLIGNHDQVTGYMSRKGNVYDGAQLGNGTGDIGSIVFKGTEAFFNYMEACYEKTGAVDGVAKAYWEAIRKRAGVDIDFQKTIAATDLTQEAKNDWGVYSAGVMVDKVLYNIRRERSCELIGEGMRNMDLKRWRAMDQMSTTPYFVEGFKLWGPMKNWYKASTLTYNIGDKSTVSDPAISPYLRIYQKTPSVLAYTGYKWTMAHYYSSIAMQHFLITSENNDINTSPIYQNPGWPTEANRGAIGF, from the coding sequence ATGAAAACAAGATATATATTATTCATAGTAGCCGCAGGTATACTGAGTGCCTGTAACAAGAACCTGGAAATTGCACCATTATCCAAAGTTACGCCGGACAAATACCTGCTGGAAGAATCGCAGCTGGCAGCATATGCTATTAAACAATATGAAGGTTTCCCTACATTCGGTTACTTTGATGGTGACGTACATACGGATGTTGCTGCACGCAGGGCCTACGATGTGAAATACACACCCGGCCAGTGGAAGGTGGCGCAATCCGGTGGCGCCTGGTCTTTTACCAGTATCTTCCAATGCAACTATTTCCTGGAAACAGTTACCCCGCGCTTTGCAGAGGGAAAGATCACCGGTAATACCAACAACATTAAACACTATATCGGTGAAATGTATTTCCTCAGAGCCTGGGCTTACTTTGATAAGTTGATGGGGCTGGGAGATTTTCCTATCATCAAAACAACACTGCCGGATGATAAGAAGATCTTAACAGCAGCCTGTAAACGTATGCCACAAACAGAAGTGGCCCGTTTTATTCTTTCTGATCTTGATTCTGCTATTTTGCTGATGGGGAATACTGCACCAAGTGGCGGCAAAAACCGCTTATCTAAGAACTGTGCGTTATTGCTGAAATCAAGGGTCGCGCTTTATGAAGGCACTTTCCTTAAATACTTCAAAGGCACGGCCTTTGTACCCAATGGACCGGAATGGCCGGGTAAAACAAAGGATTACAATGCCTCTTACAACTTTCAATCCGGTAGTATAGAGGGTGAAATCTCTTTCTTTTTAACGCAGGCTATGGAAGCCTCAAAAGCAGTGGCGGATGCCATCACACTGGTGAATAATACCATGGCTGCCGGTACACAAACATCCAACCAGGATTTTGCAGTGGCCAGTGAAGCCAATCCTTATTGCAGGATGTTCAGTGCCACGGACCTGTCTTCATTCAGTGAAGTGCTGTTATGGAGAGATTATGACCGGGGGCTTGGCATCAGTAATGGTATCGCCAATAATGTACAGGCTGCACATAACTGGGGCTTCACAAGAGGTTATGTAGATCGTTTCTTAATGGCGAATGGTTTGCCCATTTATGCCCCCGGTTCCGGTTATGCGGGAGATGATTCCATTCAGCTCATCAGGGAAAAGAGAGACGGCCGCTTATGGTTATTCCTGGCGCAGCCGGGGCAGATAAATATCCTGCAGCCATCTTCTTTAGGAACACATGCTACACCGGTAGTAGGTTATCCGGACATCCTGAACCTGATCGGCAACCACGACCAGGTAACAGGGTACATGAGCCGTAAAGGAAATGTATATGATGGCGCACAATTGGGTAACGGAACGGGAGATATAGGCAGTATTGTATTTAAAGGAACAGAGGCGTTCTTCAATTATATGGAAGCCTGTTATGAAAAAACAGGAGCAGTGGACGGTGTTGCAAAAGCATATTGGGAAGCTATCAGGAAACGCGCAGGTGTGGATATCGATTTTCAGAAAACAATCGCTGCAACAGACCTCACCCAGGAGGCAAAGAACGATTGGGGCGTATATTCCGCAGGTGTAATGGTTGATAAAGTACTCTACAACATCCGCCGCGAAAGAAGCTGTGAGTTAATAGGCGAGGGCATGAGGAATATGGACCTGAAAAGGTGGAGAGCAATGGACCAGATGAGTACCACGCCTTACTTTGTGGAAGGGTTCAAACTTTGGGGGCCGATGAAGAACTGGTATAAAGCATCCACACTTACCTATAATATCGGTGATAAGAGCACGGTGTCTGATCCGGCTATCAGCCCGTATCTGCGTATTTACCAGAAAACACCTTCCGTACTGGCATATACCGGTTATAAATGGACGATGGCCCATTATTACAGTTCTATTGCCATGCAGCACTTCCTGATCACATCAGAGAACAACGATATCAACACTTCCCCGATCTATCAGAACCCGGGTTGGCCAACAGAGGCGAACAGGGGAGCGATAGGCTTTTAA
- a CDS encoding glycine zipper domain-containing protein: protein MKNLVIILVTTMTLAACNNKAETARAVEAAKKATLDSINAINTAKQKAIDSMKHVKEKEEVAVAPAADNNAPVAQKKKKWSHTAKGAVVGAAGGAITGAIVNKDRAKGAVIGTLIGAGAGAATGAIVDHQEKKKKKTSQ from the coding sequence ATGAAAAACCTGGTTATTATACTCGTAACAACAATGACGCTGGCTGCCTGTAACAATAAGGCAGAAACAGCCAGGGCTGTGGAAGCAGCCAAAAAGGCAACGCTTGACTCGATCAATGCGATCAATACGGCTAAGCAAAAGGCAATAGACTCTATGAAACATGTAAAAGAGAAAGAAGAAGTTGCTGTTGCTCCTGCTGCTGATAATAATGCACCTGTTGCCCAAAAGAAGAAAAAGTGGAGCCATACTGCCAAGGGTGCAGTAGTGGGTGCCGCCGGTGGTGCCATTACAGGCGCTATTGTGAATAAAGACCGTGCAAAGGGTGCGGTGATCGGAACTTTGATCGGGGCCGGTGCAGGTGCTGCTACCGGTGCAATCGTAGATCATCAGGAAAAGAAGAAAAAGAAAACATCTCAATAG